The Prochlorococcus marinus XMU1408 genomic sequence AACCAAAACCAAGGAGTAATTTTTGCTATACAAGAATGAAATAAGATTACAAGTAATGTTAATAATTTTTTTTTGGGTAGAGATTTATACGCTAAAAAACCAATTATTGGTATCCAAATAATCAGACCTATTTTGTACAAGCATGCAAGTAAACCTGTCACCAAAGTAGCCAAAATAATAAATGCCCATTCATATGGCATTCCTGACCAATACAACATTCCAAGTAGTATTGCTCCAAAAACAAGAGATGTTCCAAGATCAGGCTGTAAAAAAACCAAAATCCAAGGTAAAAAAGAAACTAATAAAGGTTTCGTTAAATGAGATAAATCAGCAAACCGCCGTCGATCTAAAATCGAAGCTAAGACCAGTATTAAAGTTATTTTTGCAACCTCCGATGGTTGAATATTGAAACCAGCAAAACTGAGCCATCTCTGAGCACCAAGGGCAGAAGTACCACTAAAATTTACATATAGAAGTATTAAAAGAGTAATTAAGTATATTGGGAAAATATATTTTCTTAAACCTTCCAAAGGAAATTGAGCAATAAAATAAATAATTAAAAAACCAATATAAGCCATAATTGCATGTTGATACCAATCTGTAATTCCAATAACTCTTTGAGTACTCGCAATTAAAAAACATGATAAATGTACTAAAATAATAGGTACAATCCAAATTATATAATCTACATTCTTCCAAAATTTTTTATTCCTAATTAGATTCAACCCAGATATTTTTTTACGGCCAAAGTCAATCATAATTGTAAGTTAGTATTTAACAGATAGTGAATTACTAACCGTTCTAGCAAGTTCTAAAAATACCTTTGCTGTTATTGAATCTCGAGACGTATGAACGACTGGAAGATCATTGCCTGTACCCGAATAGATGTCTGTTTCTATTGGTATCTGAGCAAGTAATGGGACATTGTTTTCTTTAGATAATTGTTTACCTCCACCTGAACCAAAAATCTCATAAGATTTTTGAGGCTGATCTGGAGGAATGAAATAAGTCATATTTTCAATAACCCCAAGGATAGGAATATTCATTTGTTTAAACATTGCCAACCCCCTTCTTGAGTCTTGAAGGGATACATTTTGTGGAGTTGTCACTATGATCACACCTGCCATAGGCACTGCCTGAGCCAATGAAAGTTGAGCATCTCCAGTTCCAGGAGGAAGGTCTACTATCAAAAAATCACGTTCTCCCCAAGAAGCTTGATATAAAAATTGCCTAATAATTCCATTCAGCATTGGTCCACGCCAAATAACTGGCTGATCTTGATCAATTAATAATCCCATTGAAACCATGCCGATTCCGCAGGTTTCAATGGGAATAATCTTTTGATCAGAACCAGAACCACTAACTTCAGGTGTTATTTCACTCACACCAAGCATATAGGGGGTATTTGGACCATAGATATCCGCATCAAGCAAGCCAACCTTGAACCCATTTTGACTTAGTGCACACGCTAAATTCACCGCAATCGTACTTTTTCCTACGCCGCCTTTACCACTGCTTATGGCAAGCACATTTTTTACATTTGGTACAGGGCTTAGTCCCTGAGATTGACCACCGTGACCAGCTTTACCAATTGGAGACTGATCAGATGAAGATGAATTACCTATCTCAATTTGAACTTCTTCAAAATCCTCCAAAGACTTTATACTTTCCCTAATATCGCCAGCAATGCGATCTCTCTGAGCTTGAGCAAAATCTGGAAGAGTCAATCTTACAACTATTTTTGGTGGAGTTACTGAAACTATTTTCAGCCATCCAAGCTCACTAATAGATCGCTTACTTCCTACATCTTTGACTGAATCAAAAGCCTTTAAAACCTTGTCGATGGTTTTCATTCTTAATTTCTAATACACTTGATAATAGTGAAAAAATCAACGCAATTTCCACTTCCTAACCCAATGATAGGCCCTTTGGTAATAAATAAAAAACTATTCGCAATACAAACTTTTCCAATATTGGTGTGAAATTTGCATCATTTGAAAGTATTTTTCTAAAGAAAGAAAAATAAAATTAATTTTGTCCTCCTCACAAAATCTTGCCAATTTACCGGCAAAAAATTCAAGAGAAAGAGCTAAAAAGCTTGTCTTAGGGCTACAAGATGAAATTTGTGCTGGCCTTGAAACTATTGATGGAGAAGGGAAATTCTTAGAAGAATCTTGGGAGAGACCTGAGGGTGGCGGAGGGCGCTCCAGGGTCTTAAAAGATGGAAAAATCTTTGAACAAGGAGGCGTGAATTTTTCTGAAGTACATGGCAATGAACTACCACCTTCAATTATCAGCCAAAGGCCTGAAGCAAAAGGTCACTCTTGGTTTGCAACAGGAACCTCAATGGTTCTGCACCCCAAAAGTCCCTACATACCAACTGTGCATCTTAATTACAGATATTTTGAAGCTGGTCCTGTTTGGTGGTTTGGTGGAGGTGCGGATCTAACCCCTTTCTATCCATACCTTTCTGATACACGTCACTTTCACTCATGTCATAAAGCTGCATGTGACACCATTAACACTGATCTTCATAAGGTTTTTAAACCTTGGTGTGACGAATATTTCTTCTTAAAACATCGAAATGAAACAAGAGGAGTTGGAGGTATTTTTTATGACTATCAAGATGGATCAGGTTTACTATATAAAGGACAAAATGCCAATGGGAAAGCCTCTCACATATCAAAAGAGCTAGGGAACTATTCTTTAAATTGGGAAAATCTTTTTTCACTTGCCAAAGCATGCGGGCAGGCATTTCTGCCCTCCTATGAGCCAATAATAAAAAAGCGAAAAAATCAGATATTTTCAACAAAAGAAAGAGACTTTCAACTTTATAGGCGAGGTAGATATGCTGAATTCAATTTGGTATGGGATAGAGGCACCATTTTTGGCTTGCAAACTAATGGAAGAACTGAGTCAATATTGATGTCTTTACCACCCTTAGCAAGATGGGAGTATGGATATAAGCCAGAAGAAAATTCACGTGAGGCTCTTTTAACAGATTTATTTACTAAGCCTCAAGATTGGTTTACAGATAAATCTCTGGAAGAGAGGTGTTCAACTCATAAAGCATTGGATTAGATACTGCACTTCTAGATTATTCCATCTAAAAAAGCCTGAACTATTTCATTTGCAAGAAGCTTGATTGTTTTTTGCCTTGTTTTTAAATTTCTGAGATTTTTTTCTAGCAAACCCTCTAATTTCCCAATTTCAAGAATCCTTATTTGCCTTCTTGGAGCACCTAAACCTCCTCTAAATAGAACAGGAAACCTTCCAAATGTTCTTGCGATTGACTCATCTATTTTATTTGGCTTCTCAGAGAAAGGAGGGATCAAGCCTGAACCAACTCCATACTTACCATATGCATCAAAATGAATCTCAATCGCGTACCCACCACGCTTGGCGAATCTCCTACCTACTGACCAATTCGTTCTTGGATCATTAGCATCATCTATATTTCGTATCCCTGGGTCATAAGAACTGATATTTAAACCTTTCTTTTTACCAAGTTTAACAATTGATTCTTGTAATTTTAAATTCCAAAAAAGTTCATCGCTAATTTCAGGATCCATTGGATTCAAACCAAACTTATCAACAGCTTCGCCAGGGGTCCCAGCTCCAGCCAATCCCTGAGAATCTGCATGACCAGCTAATATTAAAATAGGGATATTTTTATCCACATCTATACTTCCAACCCAGGCTGCAGGAAGATTGGAACTTTCACCAATAATCAGTTCAAAATCTTCAGTAAGATTAAAATTCCTATTGTAATAATCTTGAGAGAAAACATAAAAAGTAATTAAGAATACTATTAATTTTAAACTATTTAATAATTTATTTCTCACCGCTAATAATAATTAAATAGGTGAAGAAAGTAGAGAATTTTCACTACTAAGCTCGAGAGTTTCAGATAATTCCGACTGAATTGCTATCAGCTCATCACGATGAGCTTTGATTCGTAAAATACTGATCTCTGATAAATCTGAACTTAATAACTTAACTTCTAATGATTCCTCTCTTTTGGATTTAACACGATAAATGAATCCAGCTAGAGGTGCACCAATTGCAGCCAGTAATAATGGCCACCAACTCAAAAATGGATAAAGCTGAATCAGAACAAGGCCCAAACAGGCTGAGCCAACTCCACCTAGGCAAGATAAAAAGATCACCAAAAAAGTACTAGAAGCAACATTGCCATTAAAGATCAACAATTTCTCTTCAACATTGCCTCCATTTCTTTTCCAACCACGTTCTTCTAACCAAAAACTAATGCCTTTCAAAACTTCCAAAGGAGGCAAAGGAGACTGAACATCTACTACTGTTGTACGGTCCTTACTAGCAGCTCGCAGAAAAAACCCTAAGCCTATCGCTAATAGGATAGTCAAAAATAAAGTTGAGGAGAATGCAGATTGCATCTCAAAAATACGACCTTTTTTATTTTAATTGTTCTGGAAAACATAGCTACAAAAGTGAGCTAAAAAAATTAAAAGATATTTGAAAAGATAAAATCGTTTAATTTACTGAATATTTCCAATCATTTGAGGTATTAGAATTAGATCATAAAGAAATTACTGATCAATTAAATTCCCATTAAATTCGTTATGCCAAAAAAACTTGATGAGCCCTCTACTTTCAAGATCTTTGATAAAGACATAGATAATGAAACGGAAATTGCTTTAAGCTCATCTTTAGCTTTAGCAGTTGATACCGAAGCCA encodes the following:
- the hemF gene encoding oxygen-dependent coproporphyrinogen oxidase, which translates into the protein MSSSQNLANLPAKNSRERAKKLVLGLQDEICAGLETIDGEGKFLEESWERPEGGGGRSRVLKDGKIFEQGGVNFSEVHGNELPPSIISQRPEAKGHSWFATGTSMVLHPKSPYIPTVHLNYRYFEAGPVWWFGGGADLTPFYPYLSDTRHFHSCHKAACDTINTDLHKVFKPWCDEYFFLKHRNETRGVGGIFYDYQDGSGLLYKGQNANGKASHISKELGNYSLNWENLFSLAKACGQAFLPSYEPIIKKRKNQIFSTKERDFQLYRRGRYAEFNLVWDRGTIFGLQTNGRTESILMSLPPLARWEYGYKPEENSREALLTDLFTKPQDWFTDKSLEERCSTHKALD
- a CDS encoding N-acetylmuramoyl-L-alanine amidase, with protein sequence MRNKLLNSLKLIVFLITFYVFSQDYYNRNFNLTEDFELIIGESSNLPAAWVGSIDVDKNIPILILAGHADSQGLAGAGTPGEAVDKFGLNPMDPEISDELFWNLKLQESIVKLGKKKGLNISSYDPGIRNIDDANDPRTNWSVGRRFAKRGGYAIEIHFDAYGKYGVGSGLIPPFSEKPNKIDESIARTFGRFPVLFRGGLGAPRRQIRILEIGKLEGLLEKNLRNLKTRQKTIKLLANEIVQAFLDGII
- the rodA gene encoding rod shape-determining protein RodA, whose product is MIDFGRKKISGLNLIRNKKFWKNVDYIIWIVPIILVHLSCFLIASTQRVIGITDWYQHAIMAYIGFLIIYFIAQFPLEGLRKYIFPIYLITLLILLYVNFSGTSALGAQRWLSFAGFNIQPSEVAKITLILVLASILDRRRFADLSHLTKPLLVSFLPWILVFLQPDLGTSLVFGAILLGMLYWSGMPYEWAFIILATLVTGLLACLYKIGLIIWIPIIGFLAYKSLPKKKLLTLLVILFHSCIAKITPWFWLNVLKDYQRDRLIIFVDPTQDPLGGGYHMLQSKIGIGSGGLIGSGLMQGQLTKLKFIPEQHTDFIFSALGEETGFLGSLLVIFLFFILIFRLIRISIEARTNFESLIVIGIASMFIFQIMVNIFMTIGLGPVTGIPLPFMSYGRTALLVNFISLGFCLSVSRRGQSIRKNL
- a CDS encoding cofactor assembly of complex C subunit B; its protein translation is MQSAFSSTLFLTILLAIGLGFFLRAASKDRTTVVDVQSPLPPLEVLKGISFWLEERGWKRNGGNVEEKLLIFNGNVASSTFLVIFLSCLGGVGSACLGLVLIQLYPFLSWWPLLLAAIGAPLAGFIYRVKSKREESLEVKLLSSDLSEISILRIKAHRDELIAIQSELSETLELSSENSLLSSPI
- a CDS encoding Mrp/NBP35 family ATP-binding protein, whose protein sequence is MKTIDKVLKAFDSVKDVGSKRSISELGWLKIVSVTPPKIVVRLTLPDFAQAQRDRIAGDIRESIKSLEDFEEVQIEIGNSSSSDQSPIGKAGHGGQSQGLSPVPNVKNVLAISSGKGGVGKSTIAVNLACALSQNGFKVGLLDADIYGPNTPYMLGVSEITPEVSGSGSDQKIIPIETCGIGMVSMGLLIDQDQPVIWRGPMLNGIIRQFLYQASWGERDFLIVDLPPGTGDAQLSLAQAVPMAGVIIVTTPQNVSLQDSRRGLAMFKQMNIPILGVIENMTYFIPPDQPQKSYEIFGSGGGKQLSKENNVPLLAQIPIETDIYSGTGNDLPVVHTSRDSITAKVFLELARTVSNSLSVKY